The stretch of DNA GTGTCCTCATTCCGATCATATCCTGAGTGTCTTAAATGTAAGAAACACCATCCTGCTGAGTGTCaagccaaggcatgtttccagtgtggcgTGGTGTGCCACTTTATTAGAGATTGTCCTCAGGCCAAGAAAgaggagcctaagaagaatACTTCACTGAACCGGAGGCGACTGTTTACCATGACTTAGGCTGACGTTGATGcttgtgacaggtcagttatctattaatgattgttcatatattgtgttgtttgattcgggagctactcacTCCTATGTGTCGAGTAGAGTTATTGAAAGTTTccataagccatgtgatatttatgcttcggggtttggaaccatgttaccctcgggagaccttatagtatccacaaggtggattcggtctTTGTCCTTCTGGATTGAAGATTGTGAGTTGACCACCAATCTAATTGAATTACAATTGTCTGACTTTGACATAATCTTGGGAATAGATTTCCTGTCTAAATATGGAGCGACAATTGACTGTAAACgaaagatggtggtgtttgagcccgatAGTGCTAACCCAGCGGTGTTCGTGGGTAAGATTTAGGGGGCACACATACCAAGAATAACATTGTTGAAAGCTAAGGACCTAATGAGCAGAGATTGTCTGGGGTTCATAGTCACAGCAGTGGATAccagccaacctgtgacatcagggcctgagaATACAAGGTTGGTATGcgagttccttgatgtctttccagaagatttaCCGGGATTGCCGCCTACTCGAgagattgaatttgttattgagtTGGTTCCAGGAGTGGATCCAGTATCTAAAGCACTGTATCGGATTGCCCCAGTAGAATTGAaagaattgaagatacaattacaagagttactgaatctgggattcattagaccAATCTACTCtccttggggtgctccggtaTTATATGTGAAGAAGAATGATGGGACCTGcaaatgtgtattgattaccgaGAATTGAATAAGCTCACCatcaagaacaagtatcctttacctcgaattgatgatctgtttgatcaactgaaggggaaaatggtcttttccaagatcgatcttcgctcagactatcatcagctgagaattcgagaggaagatattcCAATAACTGCgttccgtactcggtatggacactataAATTCCTTGTGATGTCTTTTAGACTCACCAATGCCCCGACAGCATTGATGGATCTTATGAATTGGGTGTTTAAAGACTACCTGGATAGAGGAAAAAAATCACCTGTTCCCATATTCCTGTCCCATCTCTGTCCCAACAAATTATATTTTGCCAACTCAATAATGCCAACTGTACATTTAAGAGCCTAAGTCTCCGTTGGTCTGTTTGTTTTCctttaatttatatgtatatcttTATTAAATAAATCAGCCCCTCCAAATTATAATTCATCCGTTTGCATGTGGATTGACGATTGATATTCTATATTTAACTAAAATTGAAATCTCATTAATCAATATTAATTATTTCTGATATGaattatcatatttttattcttCAATCTTCATATTTTTTATCAGATTTAGAAGCTTAAAGGTAAAAATCAAAACTCTTATTTTTCTGACGAAGATTATTCAACCtggtaagaaaaagaaaatcctAAGCATACTGTATATACTTCATAAAACCACTTATAGCAAGTTAGAAAATATACTGTGTATAGCCATTGTAGACTAATAACTAGAATAAAGAGGGAGATGATTACTTTTGTTCTTTttaataagaaagaaaataaaatacaaggAAAATAAATggacaccctaactaacttaggcgtattacgtgatttttaaatatactgtgcagctcgttgctaatcaacgaggtttatggaaaaacgtgattaattaaaattttgctttttaattaaacttataaaacaatattacaaaagactcgggatcccgattataaaatcatttacaaaagatttaactgtttaactgttacataaaattaaaagtcgtctaacgaccagttactaCTAAAGCAATATTTGATTGGTTAAATGTACAGTTGGCATTTTAAATGAGTTGGCAAAATATAATTCGTTGGGACAGAGATGGGACAGGAATATGGGGACAGGTGATTTTTTTTCCCTGGATATATGCGTAATTGTGTTTACAGATGACATTTTGGTGTACTCTGAGTCAGAGGAAGAGCATGAGTTTCATCTCAGAGCAGTTTTACAACGGTTACGGGATCATAAACTCTATgctaaattcaaaaagtgtgaattctggttatctcgtgtctcatttctgggacacatagtggataaagatgggatcatggtggatccagCCAAAATTGAAGCTGTTTGGGATTGGCCAACACCAAAATCAGCTACTGAGgtcagaagttttctgggtttagctgggtattatcgtcggttcaTTGAGGGATTTTTAAAGATtgctgtacccttaacggagttGACTCGAAAGAACCtaaagtttgtttggactgatcggtgtgagaaaagttttctAGAGTTAAAGCAatgcttgattaccgctccagtactaACTCTTCTTTCAGAtgaggaaaagtttgtggtttattgtgatgcctcgagacagggtctcggctaTGTGCTTATGCAAGCTAGAAAGGTAATAGCCTATGCTTCttggcagttaaaggagtacgagcagaggtaccctactcataatttagaactcgcagcagtggtttttgcgctaaagatttggcggcattatctatatggcgagaaatgtgagatatacactgatcacaagagtctgaaatacttctttacccagagagatctgaatatgagacagagacgctgactagagttggtgaaggattatgattgtgatatCCTGTATCACCCTGGTAAGGCCAACGTGGTTACTGATGccttgagcagaaagggtcagagtcagttgagctgtgacagtcagtagtcccgtgatccgtaaggggaaataccgggtaagctgtacaatctcacaccgcctggggaaggtcaagtgggatgattctaagactgtgtaggtatgggactacatagttgaatagagcttaaatggattgattggtactacctatgtcaacaaggtgcatcttgtttttcggtagcccatctcgaaagaactccatagttaagcgtgcttggcctggagcaatttcaaggatgggtgacctcctggaaagttttcccaggatgcgtgtgagtgaggacaaagcacagtccatgaagcagccagagtgatgaacttgtgtataagagccattagtccgtgggtgtaagggcccaatggaggcttgaagcgagaacgttacaaatggtatcagagccttgacccagccggaagtgtggtcgacgaggacgtcggaccccgtaagggggggtgattgtgacgatccggtagtcccgtgatccgtaaggggaaataccgggtaagctgtacaatctcacaccgcctggggaaggtcaagtgggatgattctaagactgtgtaggtatgggactacatagttgaatagagcttaaatggattgattggtactacctatgtcaacaaggtgcatcttgtttttcggtagcccatctcgaaagaactccatagttaagcgtgcttggcctggagcaatttcaaggatgggtgacctcctggaaagttttctcaggatgcgtgtgagtgaggacaaagcacagtccatgaagcagccagagtgatgaactcgtgtataagagccattagtccgtgggtgtaagggcccaatggaggcttgaagcgagaacgttacaaatggtatcagagccttgacccagccggaagtgtggtcgacgaggacgtcgaaccccgtaagggggggtgattgtgacagtcagtagtcccgtgatccgtaaggggaaataccgggtaagctgtacaatctcacaccgcctggggaaggtcaagtgggatgattctaagactgtgtaggtatgggactacatagttgaatagagcttaaatggattgattggtactacctatgtcaacaaggtgcatcttgtttttcggtagcccatctcgaaagaactccatagttaagcgtgcttggcctggagcaatttcaaggatgggtgacctcctgggaagttttcccaggatgcgtgtgagtgaggacaaagcacgctgaaaacactcgtgttggtctgtagggtcagtcattagTCCATGAAGTAGCCAGAGTGATGAActcatgtataagagccattagtccgtgggtgtaagggcccaatggaggcttgaagcgagaACGTTACATGAGCGTTGTGAAACAAATCTCCCAATAGATAGCAAATGAGATGACCCGAGCTAAGATTGAATTGGTTGTGGGGCAACTGGATAATATTACCCTACAATCCACTCTTTTAGAATGAATCAAAGAAGTACAAATGCAAGATCTGGAATTGgtaaaaacccgagctagggtttcggctgggaaggctagtgatttctcagtGGATGAAACGAGAATGTTACGATTCGGGAATcgtgtttgtgtgcctatggatgaaAGTATTAAAAGGgagagatcatggatgagtctcatacgactccttattcagttcatccaagGTCAATGAAGATGTATCATGACCTGAAAGCCATCttctggtggccaggcatgaagaatgacattgctgagtatgttgcaaagtgccttaccTGTCAGCTAGTTAAGGCTGAGCAtcagcgacctgcagggttaTTGCAGCCACTGAATATACCAGAGTGGAATTGGGAAGATGTTGCTATGGACTTcttggtaggtatgcctagaaccacaggacagtttgactctgtgtgggtcatagtggacaggtttacaaagtcagctcactttttacctgttcagacgaatttctccattgaccagtatggtgagttatatgtcagagaaattattcgtcttcatggtgttccaaagtccattgttttggatagagatccgaagtttacatcgagattctgggagagtccacatcgagctatgggtactcagttaaagttcaacacaacatttcatcctcagatggatgggcaatccgagaggacgatacagattttagaagacatgctacgggcatgtgtgcttgactttgagggatcatgggtaaaaTACCTTCCCTTGATCGAGTTCTCTTATAACAACATCTACCAGGCAACAATTGGGATGgccccttatgagcttttatatgaaagaaagtgtagatcacctattcactgggatgaagtaggtgaaagaaagttcttgggtcccgaagctgttcagaaaacaagtgatGCAGTTGAcaagattagagcgcgaatgctcgc from Cannabis sativa cultivar Pink pepper isolate KNU-18-1 chromosome 2, ASM2916894v1, whole genome shotgun sequence encodes:
- the LOC115720407 gene encoding uncharacterized mitochondrial protein AtMg00860-like, coding for MVDPAKIEAVWDWPTPKSATEVRSFLGLAGYYRRFIEGFLKIAVPLTELTRKNLKFVWTDRCEKSFLELKQCLITAPVLTLLSDEEKFVLVKAEHQRPAGLLQPLNIPEWNWEDVAMDFLVRSDRLA